The nucleotide window CTACTTCCAAGGAAGCTCATGTCATAGAACTACAAGAGATATCACTCGAACGAGATCGAGCTTGGCAAGCCGAGCTTGAGACGATTCAAGAACAGCACAAACTCGACTACGCTGCGTTGGCTACTGCAGTGAATGAGATTCATCAGCTGAAGATCCACCTTGAGATGGTAGCtcaatccaaaacaaaaaagatcaAGCTTACGGACTCCGAAAATAACGAACTTGATAGCTTGAGAATTCACCTTGCAGAAGCTCTTTGTGTTGtggaaagaatgaaaaacgAGCTTGAAAGTTGTCGAGAATCCGAAGCTCAAGCTCGGTTACTTGCTAATGAAACTCTAGCACAACTAGAAGACGCCAAAAAGCGAGTCGAGGAGCTTAGATACGACGGTATGGAAGCAATGAAGGGGTACCATTCCATTGCTTCACAGCTGGATGAATCAAAGGCACGGATTAGCGTGTTAGAAGAACTCGTTAGTAAACTCAAAACCGACGTTGCGAATCCAGCAGTCGAAAACGAGAAACAGGGAGACCATATTGATGAACATTGTTGTCTCAAATCAGAGATAGAACAGCTGAAATCTGCCTTGGAAATGGCTGAGACAAAATACCATGAAGAACAAATTCAGAATGCAGTCAAGATAAGAACAGCTTATGAACAAGTTGAGCAGATTAAAACCAACATGAATTCTAGGGAGTCTAATCTAGAGCAGGAGCTGAAAAAATCGAAGGTCGATATCGACGAGTTAAAGGCCGACTTGATGGATAAGGAGACCGAATTGCAGGCTATCTCGGAGGAGAACGAGCAGCTGCACacgaaaattcaaaagaatctATCGAGCCAGAGAGAATATGAActcgaaagagagattaagGAATTGAAGGATCATCTTGCAGTGATGAAGTCCAATCTCATTGACAAGGATAGACAATTCCGTAGCGTTTTGGATGAGAACGATACGCTAAAACTCGATATAAACAAAAGGATAATGATTCGAGCGAAAGCAAACGATGGGACTACAGAAGTTGAGGACACAACGACTGTCGAACAAGAGGCTCTCACAAGACTTGGCGTTATGATGGAGGAGACAGAAAAAAGTAACAAGAGGGCGGCTCGAGTGTCCGAACAGTTGGAGGCTGCACAGGCTGCAAATGTCGAAATAGAAACGGAGTTGAGACGGTTAAGGGTGCAGTCAGACCAATGGAGGAAGGCTGCAGAGGCTGCAGCCGCAATGCTCTCTGCTGGAAACAATGGCAAGTTCATGGACCGATCGGCGTCGTTGGACAGCAGCTACGACTCGGATTCTGCAGGAAAAATGAACAGGAGTTGTGCTGAAATAGATGATGATTTGCTGAAAAAGAAACATGGGAATGTGCTAAAAAAGATAGGGGTGCTGTGGAAGAAACAACACAAATGAAAGGGTCAGGGCCAGGGCCGTGGCCAGGGCTTGGCATGTCTAACTCTGCTTGTGGGGcagtttattttgttttgttactCATGTACTGTTGATCTTGATATCATATGAAGCTCAAGAACACTACCCTATTTAAATTTCGGCAACAATGTAAAGTGACCGTCAATTTAGCTCGAGCTTAGTTTAACATAATCTTTGAACCGATCTAGCCTATCTTAGTTTTCGATTAACTTTAGCTCTACTCGAACCAAACAATACAATTTAAGGTTGGTTTGATAGAGGTTTTTGAGTTAACGACCCATGTCTAGGATTCATATTAGGATTTAGCACCTGTATGTCCCAACATTCTACTGTTTCACATGTAACATCATCACGTTAGttactcattttctttttttaatcgtaatattcatttattaattattatataatgttttaattacttaaaaaattatatattgatttttgtcCTCCGACAAATTCTCCCTCCCGAATCCTACGTTGGATTTTGTCTGTTGAGAGACAcaccaaaacaaaatccatCCTGAAGTTGCTGCTCATGCTTGTCTCTAAAtcccaatatatatatatatatagatagatagatatataattttaaaaaatccaatGCCTTCCGGTTCGGCTCGAGGCTACAAAGTCAACCTAAAATCGGTCCGAGCTCATTGACCAAAGCCCATTATACCAAAGACGTAATCTATGGCTAATAACGTCTACTTTGGTTAGCCGAATTAGATTGACTAGCCTGGTCTCAACTCAATGTAACATCAATACATTCGTTAGAAACTCCAAGATTCGAAGGTACGTCTATGAGGTATGCTCACACAAAACTCAGCTACTcgttacattaaaaaaagaatcgaAATGTGTGTGGTACAACACTGTTGCAAAGCTCgtttttataaatagattCATTCCTTTCATAATTGAAATCGTGCGAATCTAACTCAAGTAGATTCGTGTATTAGCAGTTTCGAAACTATTAAATCAATGACGTATAGAGACGTGGGtgcatgtattaaaaaaaatgccaaatcTTCCTATTACTCTCACCTATTTATGGTCATGTCAAAGAATAAAGTAGATGCTTAGACATCAATTCTTTCATGTAATAATACTAATTAAGACAAAAAATGTTACATTTTGAggaactaaaataataatttaattcttttttatattaaactttttatttcatcaaattaatacaaaattgatattaaCCGAGTTAAATTTACGAGTTTTTGGACAGTTCAATCAGCCTAAAATTTCTATAAGAAAAActtgatattattaaaatgaatgaGTTAATGAAAATTAGAGCGAGAATTGGATGATGGGCTGATCTAAGACTTCTGAAGTCGAATCCAATCGAAATGAAAGTACAggtgaaaattgaaaaacgttgaagtaaaaattcattttcacttttgattttttattgttcACATCCATTGAAACTTTCAATTTACGCTAAACATGCACTGAATTCCGCTCTCA belongs to Cucurbita pepo subsp. pepo cultivar mu-cu-16 unplaced genomic scaffold, ASM280686v2 Cp4.1_scaffold000457, whole genome shotgun sequence and includes:
- the LOC111785346 gene encoding interactor of constitutive active ROPs 3-like isoform X1 is translated as MQTPKSRNSFSEPPQKVSPRVARKLRPASLECDSASSSRTNNRTIKERSPKVVDRKSPRSPASEKKRPSKISELESQVCQLQENLTKVKDQLCLSESCKKEVKQEAEEAKTQLEAMALKLQESQEQVLELSTSKEAHVIELQEISLERDRAWQAELETIQEQHKLDYAALATAVNEIHQLKIHLEMVAQSKTKKIKLTDSENNELDSLRIHLAEALCVVERMKNELESCRESEAQARLLANETLAQLEDAKKRVEELRYDGMEAMKGYHSIASQLDESKARISVLEELVSKLKTDVANPAVENEKQGDHIDEHCCLKSEIEQLKSALEMAETKYHEEQIQNAVKIRTAYEQVEQIKTNMNSRESNLEQELKKSKVDIDELKADLMDKETELQAISEENEQLHTKIQKNLSSQREYELEREIKELKDHLAVMKSNLIDKDRQFRSVLDENDTLKLDINKRIMIRAKANDGTTEVEDTTTVEQEALTRLGVMMEETEKSNKRAARVSEQLEAAQAANVEIETELRRLRVQSDQWRKAAEAAAAMLSAGNNGKFMDRSASLDSSYDSDSAGKMNRSCAEIDDDLLKKKHGNVLKKIGVLWKKQHK
- the LOC111785346 gene encoding interactor of constitutive active ROPs 3-like isoform X2 is translated as MALKLQESQEQVLELSTSKEAHVIELQEISLERDRAWQAELETIQEQHKLDYAALATAVNEIHQLKIHLEMVAQSKTKKIKLTDSENNELDSLRIHLAEALCVVERMKNELESCRESEAQARLLANETLAQLEDAKKRVEELRYDGMEAMKGYHSIASQLDESKARISVLEELVSKLKTDVANPAVENEKQGDHIDEHCCLKSEIEQLKSALEMAETKYHEEQIQNAVKIRTAYEQVEQIKTNMNSRESNLEQELKKSKVDIDELKADLMDKETELQAISEENEQLHTKIQKNLSSQREYELEREIKELKDHLAVMKSNLIDKDRQFRSVLDENDTLKLDINKRIMIRAKANDGTTEVEDTTTVEQEALTRLGVMMEETEKSNKRAARVSEQLEAAQAANVEIETELRRLRVQSDQWRKAAEAAAAMLSAGNNGKFMDRSASLDSSYDSDSAGKMNRSCAEIDDDLLKKKHGNVLKKIGVLWKKQHK